The proteins below are encoded in one region of Lactuca sativa cultivar Salinas chromosome 3, Lsat_Salinas_v11, whole genome shotgun sequence:
- the LOC111907350 gene encoding uncharacterized protein LOC111907350, which produces MASCILKSVCLFGWNVGKNKANDKPQPNYHNLDLPFPSFLLNKTFLNGKELKCCYKATLDGFSATSFHECSDFKGPCVIIGYTDNSFKFGAFNPEGYRSTDDYYETFDAFLFYWPDEEKNYPIVLPKVGGSGAALFDYARGGPQFGADGLLIGPPLAPVMGGFAGPDTNSGVGDLRQAKSRLGLSYAKREDGKESLFGDESRASLEEVLVFCSPQIASLY; this is translated from the exons ATGGCTTCTTGCATACTAAAAAGTGTCTGCCTCTTTGGTTGGAACGTCGGCAAAAACAAAGCCAATGACAAACCTCAACCCAATTACCATAATCTTGATCTTCCTTTTCCATCTTTTCTACTCAACAAAACTTTCCTCAATG GGAAAGAATTAAAATGTTGTTACAAAGCCACCTTGGATGGATTTAGTGCGACTTCATTTCATGAATGCAGTGATTTCAAGGGCCCGTGTGTGATAATCGGCTACACAGACAACTCATTCAAGTTTGGTGCATTCAATCCCGAAGGTTACCGAAGCACTGATGATTACTACGAGACTTTTGACGCGTTCCTCTTTTATTGGCCAGATGAAGAGAAAAATTACCCTATTGTGTTGCCTAAAGTAGGAGGTAGTGGTGCTGCCCTTTTTGATTATGCCCGAGGTGGGCCCCAGTTTGGGGCTGATGGGCTCTTGATCGGGCCACCACTTGCACCTGTCATGGGCGGATTTGCAGGGCCCGATACAAACTCTGGTGTTGGAGATTTGAGACAGGCGAAGTCGAGATTGGGTTTGTCTTATGCCAAAAGGGAAGATGGGAAAGAGTCTTTGTTTGGAGATGAGTCTAGGGCTTCTCTTGAAGAAGTGCTAGTTTTTTGTAGTCCTCAAATTGCAAGCTTATACTAA
- the LOC111907346 gene encoding aluminum-activated malate transporter 12: MPMDSFNKKALAFMEKTKRSPSFIWRKIWKVGRDDPRRAIHSLKVGFSLTLVSLLYLMEPLFKGVGQNAIWAVMTVVVVLEFTAGATLCKGLNRGFGTLLAASLAFIFEFIAREYGKVFRAVFIGASIFLIGTSTTFLRFFPKIKKNYDYGVVIFLLTFNLITVSSYRVDDILKLAKGRTYMIGIGSGICILMSLFIFPNWSGEDLHNNTITKIEGLAKSIEACVTKYFNVEEPNLEIDETMEDPIYENYKAVLDSKSTDETLALHASWEPRHSVHCHKFPCQQYVKLGGVLRHFGYGVVALHGSLQTEIRTPISIRLLFKDPCIRLASEVTKALMELAGSIRNRRQCSPENITEQIHQALQDLDTALKSQPRLFLGPNSPYNTPKMLAMLTTTARQKFEHHLSNMNADSPSERKPKGVSETDKKVLRPTLSKLAITSLEFSEALPIAAFVALLVELVARLDLVIEEVEKLGRVACFKEFKHGGDVVVDVERRTKTEINVSSFATGE; this comes from the exons ATGCCGATGGATAGTTTCAACAAGAAAGCTCTTGCTTTCATGGAGAAGACGAAGAGATCTCCAAGCTTCATATGGCGGAAAATATGGAAAGTGGGTCGAGATGATCCTAGAAGGGCAATCCATTCTCTCAAAGTCGGGTTTTCATTAACTTTAGTCTCTTTGTTATACCTAATGGAGCCATTGTTCAAAGGGGTCGGTCAAAATGCGATTTGGGCTGTCATGACTGTCGTCGTTGTGCTTGAATTCACTGCTG GGGCGACCTTATGCAAAGGATTAAATCGAGGATTTGGGACGCTGTTAGCTGCGTCGTTAGCCTTCATATTCGAGTTTATAGCTAGAGAATACGGGAAGGTTTTTCGTGCTGTTTTTATCGGAGCTTCGATTTTCTTGATTG GTACGTCGACTACATTCTTGAGATTTTtccctaaaataaaaaagaattatgaTTATGGTGTAGTAATATTCCTGTTGACATTTAACTTGATCACTGTATCAAGTTATCGAGTGGATGATATTCTGAAACTAGCCAAAGGGAGGACATATATGATCGGGATCGGTTCTGGGATTTGCATTCTGATGAGTCTTTTCATCTTCCCGAATTGGTCTGGAGAAGATCTCCATAATAATACCATTACCAAAATCGAAGGTTTAGCAAAATCAATCGaag CTTGTGTCACTAAATACTTCAATGTGGAAGAACCAAATTTAGAAATAGACGAGACGATGGAGGATCCGATTTATGAAAATTATAAGGCAGTTTTGGACTCGAAATCAACCGATGAAACCCTT GCGCTCCATGCAAGTTGGGAGCCGAGACACTCAGTGCACTGCCACAAATTCCCGTGTCAACAATATGTAAAATTAGGAGGTGTTCTTCGTCATTTTGGGTATGGGGTAGTCGCTCTTCATGGAAGTCTACAAACCGAAATACGG ACTCCAATATCAATTCGACTGCTATTCAAGGATCCATGCATTCGCCTTGCTTCCGAAGTAACAAAAGCCCTAATGGAACTCGCTGGAAGTATAAGAAACCGACGCCAATGCTCGCCAGAAAATATCACAGAACAAATCCACCAAGCACTGCAAGACCTCGACACCGCATTAAAGTCCCAACCAAGGCTCTTTCTTGGCCCAAATAGCCCTTATAATACACCTAAAATGCTAGCCATGCTTACAACTACGGCAAGACAAAAGTTTGAACATCATTTATCAAACATGAACGCAGACTCACCGAGTGAGAGGAAACCGAAGGGGGTTTCTGAGACCGATAAGAAGGTTTTAAGGCCAACATTAAGCAAGCTTGCGATCACGAGCTTGGAGTTTTCTGAAGCACTTCCGATTGCGGCTTTTGTGGCCTTGTTGGTTGAATTGGTGGCTAGACTTGATCTTGTGATTGAGGAAGTTGAAAAGTTGGGAAGGGTGGCTtgttttaaagagtttaaacatggtGGTGATGTGGTTGTGGATGTTGAGAGGAGAACAAAAACAGAGATTAACGTTTCTAGCTTTGCTACGGGGGAGTGA
- the LOC111907349 gene encoding protein ABCI7, chloroplastic, with product MAVSAFTPIIRASPSPSFTLSTSQYQSNFIRTRKVKPGVLTQRRYLPPIAALSDPFVLEIAESLEDSLPSSSSSGLQKLRDFASESLLSTPWPSRKDEPFRFTDTSFIKQSEIIPVSSPTPPESSNHISAFEDTQSLNLTIIDGYIIDSLSQLSGLPDGVFVGSLSSLSSNEITNRVLEFLPSSEPGDLFWSLNGVGSPDLVVVYVQEGCKVEGPLHLRYISNEGSDKESKKLPVSNPRVLVVVEKGGEIGILEEYIGGDGDLSYWTNSVMEIAIGEEAKVSHSYIQTQSLNSAHIKWTSIRQEKSSTYELVEVSTGGKLSRHNVHVQQVGSDTITGLSTFHLSGNDQTQDLHSKIVLDHPRGFSRQLHKCIVAHSLGQVVFDGNIKVNRYAQQTDAGQLTRSLILEPRATVNVKPNLQIIADDVKCSHGASICDLEEDQLFYLQARGIDRQTARKSLIVSFGAEVIDRFPTADLRKKVELHVKKLLDPVVPSKVASGV from the exons ATGGCTGTTTCGGCCTTCACGCCCATCATCCGTGCATCCCCATCTCCATCTTTCACACTATCTACATCTCAATACCAATCGAACTTTATAAGAACAAGAAAAGTCAAACCTGGGGTTTTGACCCAGCGACGATATTTACCCCCGATTGCTGCCCTCTCCGACCCGTTTGTTCTCGAAATTGCAGAATCATTGGAAGACTCTCttccatcttcttcttcatcaggtcTTCAAAAGCTGAGAGATTTTGCTTCAGAATCTCTTCTCTCCACTCCATGGCCATCTAGAAAAGACGAGCCTTTTAGGTTCACAGACACTTCTTTCATCAAGCAATCGGAGATCATACCGGTTTCATCTCCAACACCACCTGAATCTTCTAACCATATAAGTGCATTCGAGGATACACAATCGCTCAATTTAACTATAATCGATGGATACATCATTGATTCTTTATCTCAATTATCAGGGTTACCAGATGGGGTGTTTGTTGGAAGCTTATCAAGCCTAAGTTCGAACGAAATAACAAATAGGGTACTCGAATTTTTACCTAGTTCTGAACCAGGAGACTTGTTTTGGTCACTTAATGGTGTTGGGTCACCTGATTTGGTTGTGGTTTATGTTCAAGAAGGGTGTAAAGTTGAAGGCCCATTGCATTTGAGGTACATTAGTAATGAAGGTAGTGATAAGGAGTCAAAGAAGCTTCCAGTCTCGAATCCAAGGGTTTTAGTGGTGGTTGAGAAAGGAGGAGAGATTGGAATACTCGAAGAATATATAGGTGGTGATGGGGATTTGAGTTATTGGACAAATTCAGTCATGGAAATTGCAATCGGGGAAGAAGCTAAAGTTAGCCATTCATACATCCAGACTCAATCTCTGAACTCTGCCCATATCAAATGGACCTCCATTCGTCAG GAAAAATCAAGTACATACGAGCTAGTAGAAGTAAGCACAGGTGGAAAGTTAAGCAGACACAATGTCCACGTGCAACAAGTTGGATCAGACACAATAACAGGATTATCAACATTTCATTTATCAGGAAATGATCAAACACAAGATCTACATAGTAAAATAGTATTGGATCATCCACGAGGGTTTTCTAGACAACTTCACAAGTGCATTGTAGCTCATTCACTTGGACAAGTTGTATTTGATGGGAACATAAAGGTCAACAG ATATGCGCAACAGACGGATGCAGGACAACTGACAAGGAGTCTGATTCTTGAGCCACGTGCAACTGTTAATGTGAAACCGAATCTTCAGATAATTGCTGATGATGTGAAGTGTTCTCATGGAGCTTCAATCTGTGATTTGGAAGAGGACCAATTGTTTTATCTTCAGGCAAGGGGTATTGATAGACAAACAGCTAGGAAGTCACTCATTGTCTCCTTTGGTGCTGAAGTTATAGACAGGTTTCCAACTGCTGATCTAAGAAAGAAGGTTGAGCTTCATGTGAAGAAGTTGCTGGATCCTGTAGTCCCTTCAAAGGTTGCGAGTGGTGTCTGA